The following is a genomic window from Chitinophaga caseinilytica.
CGAAATACGATGCGCAGTCGGCCGTGTACGACGGTATGCTCCGCGAGCTGGAATCCGCCATCGGCGCGTTCAACGACGGAAAGGTGAAATTCGGCGCGGCAGATTTCGTGTATAAGGGCGATGTCGCCAAATGGAAGAAACTGGGTTATTCGCTCATGCTGCGCATGGCCATGCGGATGACGAAAGTTGCGCCAGACAAGGCCCGCGAGTGGGCGCAGAAGGCCATTGCGGGAGGGATCATCATGCAGGAAGGGGATCAGGCGGTGGTTTTGTATGGCAGCGGATCGCAGAATTATAACGTGAACCCGGTGGTATTCGAGATCGTGGGGCAGGATATCAAGCCAAGTTCCAAAGGGGCGGATAATACCGAGAACGGCAAGTTCAGCAAGACTTTCATCGATTTCCTCAAGGCTAAGAACGATCCGCGCCTGCCGGTGATCTCGGTGGTGTGGAAAGACGGGAAACCCGATACATCCGCCGCCATTCAGCGCGGGATGCCGAACGGGACGGAAGGCCGGCCGGATGATTTCGTGACCTATTCAGAACCCAATCCCGCCACCGTACTGCAAAACTCTGCGCCGCTGATCGTGGTGTCTGCCGCGGAAATGCGGTTCCTGCTGACGGAAGCGATCCTCCGCACCTGGGCTACCGGGAACGCAGCGCAAACATATAAGGAAGGGATCGAGATCGCAATGCGCAACTGGGCATTGTTCGGTGAAGGAGGACGGATCGCTCCGGACAAGATCAACGCCTATACAACAGCGAACGCCCTGAACATGGCCAGCCCCTTCAATGATCAGATGAACCAGGTCCACAGCCAATTCTGGATCGCATCGCTGTTCGACGAGCAGGAAGCGTACGCCAACTGGCGGAGAACGGGCTTCCCCGTGCTGGTGCCGGTGAATGCGAAAGATAATATGACGAACGGTACCATCCCGCGGAGGTTGCCTTACAGCAGGACCGAGCAGGGCAGCAACCGTTCCAATTACGACGCCGCCCTGGCGCGCCAGGGAGCCGATTTACTGACAACCCGCATCTGGTGGGATAAATAATGCCGATGCGGACATTTATCCTGACTATTGTTTTACTAGCGGCCATGCCAACAACGAGGGCTCAACGGGCCGGTGCTTCCCCACACGGAGTGCCGGCCCCGCGGGCTTCCGCGGCGAATATTGCCGGAAAGGCAGTGGTGTTTGATGCGACCGTTGCGGCAGTAAGCCATTTTCAAAACGCCGGAGATGCGGCGCTGCAGCGCAACGCTCCTTTGCACCCTGCACTGATCCCTGCGCCGGTGGCGTATCGTGCGCTGAAGGGTTCATTGATATTGAAAGGAGATCCCGGCATAGTGGCGCCTCCCGAACTTACTCCGGCCATTCACCTGCTGGCGGAATACTGGAAAATGAATCCCGGGGCAGGCAGCCACATCGTTTTCCGGATCGATACGCATGTGGTGAAACAGCCCGAAGGCTACCGCATGCATATCCGTCCCGATCAGGCTGTCGTTTCCGTGCGCGACGCAGACGGTGCATTCCGCGCCGTACAAACCCTGCGCCAGCTGGCGCGTACCTCCGACGGAACAATTCAGTTGCCTGCCTGCGACATCGAAGACGCGCCCCGGTTCCACTACCGCGGCATGCACCTCGACGTGAGCCGTCATTTCTTTTCGGTGGATTTCGTGAAGGGGTTCATCGACAGTCTTGCGCTGTACAAATTCAATACTTTCCACTGGCACCTGACAGACGATCAGGGCTGGCGGATCGAAATAAAAAAGTATCCCCGCCTGCAATCGGAAGCCGCCTGGCGGAACGAAACGCTGATCGGGCATAAGAAGGAACTGCCCCATCGCTTTGACGGCAAACGGTATGGTGGTTTTTATACGCAGGAAGAAGTTCGCCAGGTGGTTGCCTACGCCGCTTCGCGGGGGATTGAAGTGATCCCCGAGATCGAGATGCCAGGGCATGCGCAGGCCGCGCTCACGGCCTATCCGCAGCTGGGCTGCACCGGCGGGCCGTATCAAACCGCTACCTTCTGGGGCGTGTTCGACGATGTTTTCTGTGCGGGGAAAGACAGTACATTCCTTTTTCTGGAAGATGTGCTCGAAGAAGTATTGCCGCTTTTTCCTTCGCAATACATCCATATCGGCGGCGACGAATGCCCCAAAACACGCTGGAACGCTTGTCCCGCCTGTAAAAAACGCATGGCCGACGAAAACCTCCCGGATGCAGATGCCCTGCAAAGCTACTTCGTCCGCCGGATCGGTAAATGGCTGAATGCCCGTGGCCGCAAGCTCATCGGTTGGGACGAAATCCTCGAAGGCGGCCTGGCGCCCGGCGCTACGGTCATGAGCTGGCGCGGGATTGAAGGGGCTACGGCCGCCGCATCCCAGGGCCATCGCGTCATCATGACACCCGAAGATGAATTGTATTTCGATCATTATACATCTTTATACGACGATGAGCCCGTAGCCGCAGGCGGCTACACGCCGCTGAAGGAAGTCTATGCCTGGGAGCCTCCCATGCCCGCGCTCATCGCCGGCGTGCAGGGGCAACTCTGGAGCGAGTACCTGCCAACGGAAAACCAAGCCCTGTACATGCTGTACCCCCGGATGCTGGCGCTCGCTGAAACAGCCTGGAGCCCCGTTTCCGGTAAGTCCTGGACAAATTTCCTGGCGCGCCTGCAGCGGAAAGATCCGGCTTTGGTCCCCGATGAAATTGTCATGCATACGCAGACGCCGCATCCCGGCACCATCCGCGTTTCGCTGGAAGGCATCGGGAAGATCGCATGGCGCCTCGATGGCGGGCCGGTAAAAATATATTCCGCTCCGTTCGATGTCCGGAAATCGGCCGTGCTGGAAGCCTGGCGCGCAGAAAACCCCTCCGGCCGGAAGCTCCGCCGGGAATTGACGGTACATCTTGGAACGGGAGCGCAGATCCGGCTTCATCAACTTCCCAATACGAAATATAACGCCGCCGCACAAACGCTCGTGTACGGCGTGGCAGGAACGCACCGTTACAACGACGGGCAGTGGCTGGGTTTCTCCGCCCGCGACCTCGATGCGGTGGTAGACCTTGGCGCAAAAAAATGGATCCGGCGGGTGGGGGTAAACATCCTGAACTATCACTGGCAAAGGATGTGGGAGCCCGCCGTTTTTCAAGTCCTCATATCCACCGATGGTAAAAATTTCACGCAAATCGCGGAAACGGACAGCTTTCCCGTCAATGGCATCAACGCCATCCGGCTGCCCGTTGCCCCGGTGGAAGCGCGTTTCGTGAAATTCATCGCAAGGCATAAAGGCGTCATCCCGCCGGGCGAATACGGTGCCGGCGGCAACGGCATGTTGCTGGCCGACGAATTGATGATCGAATAAAACCCAATGATGGCTTTTGTGATCGTTGCAATCTGCATTGTTATACTGGTGATTTTGCTGACCTGGGGAAAGATGAACGCTTTCCTCGCATTCCTTCTCGTGTCCATGATCGGCGGCGCATGGCTGGGCCTCCCGCTGCCGAGGATCCCCGGGGCTTTGCAGAAAGGCATCGGCGATACGGTGGGCGGCCTGCTGTCTATCCTCGCGCTGGGCGCCATGCTGGGCAAGCTGGTGGCCGAAAGTGGCGCCGCGCGGCAGATCGCGCAGGTGCTGGTCGGGTTCTTCGGCCCAAAGCATGTGCAATGGGCCTTGATGGTAGCGGGTTTCATCATAGGGATCCCGCTGTATTACGGTGTGGGGTTCGTGCTCATGGTACCCCTCATCTTCTCCGTCATTTACCGTTATAAACTGCCTGCCGTGGCCACGGGGCTCCCGGCGCTGGCGGCACTTTCCGTCACCCACGGCTTCCTTCCGCCGCATCCCTCGCCGGTGGCGCTGGTGGGCGCGTTTGGCGCGGATATGGGGAAAACGCTTTTGTACGGCCTCGCCGTTGCCATTCCGGCCATCGTCGTCGCCGGGCCTTTGTTCGCGGTTTTCCTCCGCCGCATCCCCGCCGGTGAATCCGCCCTTTTCCGCGCAACGGGAACGGAATCCGCCGATGCGCCCATGCCCGGTAAGGCCGCCAGCTTCCTCACCGCGCTGCTGCCCGTTTTGCTGCTGATGGCCGGTGCGGCGGCACAGCACTTTTTTCCCGGCGTATCGTGGCTGCAATTCGCCGCAGACCCGGCAATTGTGATGCTGTTTTGTATCTTCACCGCCACGGTAACGCTGGGCACCATGCAGGGCCGCGATATGGCGGCCATCATGCGCATCTGCGGCGACGCCGTCAAAGACATCGCCCCGGTATTGCTCGTGATCGCCGGGTCGGGCGCTTTGAAACAGGTGTTGACGGAAACCGGCGTCAGCGAAAGGATCGCGGGCACCATGCAGTTGTGGCCCGTACCGCCATTGGTTCTCGGCTGGATGATGGCCGCCATCATCCGCGCCTGCGTAGGTTCTGCCACCATCGCCGGGCTCACGGCCGCCGGCATGCTGGCGCCGCTGGTGAAAGCCGGGCTGGTAGAGCCGAACCTCATGGTACTGTCTGTTGGCGCGGGAAGCCTCATGTTCTCGCATGTCAACGACGCGGGTTTCTGGATGTTCCGGGAATATTTTTCCCTCAGTATCAAAAGCACGCTGCTGTCGTGGTCCGTCATGGAAACACTGGTAGGTGTGGCTGGCCTGGCGGGCGTATTGATATTAAATTCGATCTTATAAAAACAGGATATCTTATGAATTACAATGCAGAAGAGCAGTTTGAGAAAACCGGGTTGGTATTGCCGCCGGCTCCCGCGCCGCTGGGCGTTTACAAGCCTTGCCTGGTAGACGGGAAGTACCTTTATCTTTCCGGCCACGGGCCCGTGCAGAACGACAAATCCCTCATCATCGGCCGCATCGGCAAAGACATGGACATGGAAGCCGGTAAGCTCGCCGCGCGGCAGGTGGGCCTTACCATGCTGTCGACCATCGTGACCCATCTCGGCAGCCTCAACCGGGTGAAACGGGTGATCAAGGTGTTAGGGATGGTGAACTGTACGCCGGAATTTGAACGGCATCCGTATGTGATCAACGGCTGCAGCGAGCTGTTCGCGGCGGTGTGGGGCACAGAAAACGGCATCGGGGTCCGCAGTGCCGTGGGGTTCGGATCATTGCCCGATAATATTCCCGTAGAAATCGAGGCGCTGTTCGAATTGCATGATGATTGAAAGCCTTGATTACCGGGAAAAAAATTACATTGCCGGAAAATCACCGGGTATGAATCCTGCTCTTGCCACTTTCGGGGAATTATTGCTGCGGCTGCACAGTGGCGGCGACAGTCGTTTCCTGCATACCTCCGGGTATATTCCGTACTACGCCGGCGCGGAAGCGAACCTGTGCGTATTGCTGGCAAGGCTGGGCATTCCCGCGCAGTATGTAACGCGGGTGCCGGATAACGATCTTGCGTTGGCCGGCATCGCGCAGTTGCGCGGGCATGGGGTAGGGGTGGAAAAAGTATTGTACGGCGGACGGAAACTTGGATTGTATTTCTCTGAAACGGGCAACCACATCCGGCCCGTCCAGGTGATATACGACCGCGCCGGCAGCGCGTTTTCCGAATTGCAACCGGGAATGGTGGATTGGGAAAGCTTTTTGAAGGATCAAACCCATTTTCACTGGACGGGCATTTCGCCCGCGCTTTCCGCCACTGTTGCGGATGTCTGTGCAGAAGCGATAGACATTGCGCGCAGCCGGGATCTCGTCATTTCCGCCGATCTCAACTATCGCTCGCGCCTCTGGCAATACGGTAAACATCCGAACGAAGTGATGCCCGCATTATTAAAACATTGCCACATCGCCATCGCCGATCTCGATGCCTGTAATGTGTATTTCGGCATGACGACAGACCCCTCGCTGCCCTGGACCCGCCGTTTCGAGATAGCGGCGCAGGAACTACAAGCCCGCTTCATGCCTGAAACGCATACGCTGGCCATGAGTTTCCGCGTGCCGGAAAACGACCGCCTGCATTACACCGCCGCGCTCATGAGCGGCGGCAAAGCGTATTTCAGCCGGTTGAAGATCGCCCTTCCGCAGGTGAAGGAAAGCATCGGGACGGGAGACGCCTTCGCCGGAGGGCTCCTCTATGGTACCATGACCGGCCTGTCGCCCCAGGAAACCATCGATTTCGCTACCGCCTGCGGTGTGCTGAAACAAAGCGTTCCAGGCGATTGGCCCCTGTTCTCCAAATCCGAAATCGAAGCCATGGTGGCGCAGGGGATCAATACACGGATTTCGCGGTAGCAATGTCAGACCAATAACCAATATCAGGCAATACATCCTTTATTACTGGCCTGTTGAAAAAAATGTGAATGGAAATGAAGTATCTGTTGTCGCTACTGTTATTATGCCCGTTTAAATGGGGTTTCTCCCAAAGTACCGGAAAAACGAAACTATATCTCATCGGTACCGTCCATCAATCTTCTGCCATTTTAAATCCCCAAATGCTGTTCGCGATTTTAGACAGCATCCGGCCCGATATTTTGTTGCAGGAAAACGATAGCGAGCAAATTGCCACTTATTTCGACGACATAAGCCCCAATTCCAATGAGCAGAATGCTTCGTTGATGTACCTGAAGAAGTATCCCGGAACGTTGAACCTGCCATTCGAATTTGAAGGAAGGAATCAGTATAGGAAAAATAACGGGATGACGCCCACCGATCAGCTGACCATTCAATTGATGGACAGTTTATATCAAAGAAAGGCGCTGAGCAAGGCCAATATGGAAATTTACAGGCGGTACATCACGGCGAATAAAATCTTGTTCGAATTTGCCAAAAGCGATATCAAAACCATGAACGGCCTGGCTTTTGAAAAGGAGAACAGGCAGCGTCAATATATCCAGCATCATGAACTTCCTGCAATCGTTCATTCGGAAGGAATTTTCGCCCAAC
Proteins encoded in this region:
- a CDS encoding SusD/RagB family nutrient-binding outer membrane lipoprotein, with translation MQRITKYTFALLLGASVGLASCDKGFEEMNTNPNASTKPNVDYLFSQSILQGNYVYDRVYFYTSYLTCGAFVQHFAFGKEVTLAGSGDKYGQVDSYQGQYFRFAYTNVLTTLGELIRTADANPDLVNKSASARIWRVLIQQRITDLYGDVPYSEAGKAATDRVYQPKYDAQSAVYDGMLRELESAIGAFNDGKVKFGAADFVYKGDVAKWKKLGYSLMLRMAMRMTKVAPDKAREWAQKAIAGGIIMQEGDQAVVLYGSGSQNYNVNPVVFEIVGQDIKPSSKGADNTENGKFSKTFIDFLKAKNDPRLPVISVVWKDGKPDTSAAIQRGMPNGTEGRPDDFVTYSEPNPATVLQNSAPLIVVSAAEMRFLLTEAILRTWATGNAAQTYKEGIEIAMRNWALFGEGGRIAPDKINAYTTANALNMASPFNDQMNQVHSQFWIASLFDEQEAYANWRRTGFPVLVPVNAKDNMTNGTIPRRLPYSRTEQGSNRSNYDAALARQGADLLTTRIWWDK
- a CDS encoding RidA family protein; this translates as MNYNAEEQFEKTGLVLPPAPAPLGVYKPCLVDGKYLYLSGHGPVQNDKSLIIGRIGKDMDMEAGKLAARQVGLTMLSTIVTHLGSLNRVKRVIKVLGMVNCTPEFERHPYVINGCSELFAAVWGTENGIGVRSAVGFGSLPDNIPVEIEALFELHDD
- a CDS encoding gluconate:H+ symporter, which gives rise to MAFVIVAICIVILVILLTWGKMNAFLAFLLVSMIGGAWLGLPLPRIPGALQKGIGDTVGGLLSILALGAMLGKLVAESGAARQIAQVLVGFFGPKHVQWALMVAGFIIGIPLYYGVGFVLMVPLIFSVIYRYKLPAVATGLPALAALSVTHGFLPPHPSPVALVGAFGADMGKTLLYGLAVAIPAIVVAGPLFAVFLRRIPAGESALFRATGTESADAPMPGKAASFLTALLPVLLLMAGAAAQHFFPGVSWLQFAADPAIVMLFCIFTATVTLGTMQGRDMAAIMRICGDAVKDIAPVLLVIAGSGALKQVLTETGVSERIAGTMQLWPVPPLVLGWMMAAIIRACVGSATIAGLTAAGMLAPLVKAGLVEPNLMVLSVGAGSLMFSHVNDAGFWMFREYFSLSIKSTLLSWSVMETLVGVAGLAGVLILNSIL
- a CDS encoding sugar kinase, translated to MNPALATFGELLLRLHSGGDSRFLHTSGYIPYYAGAEANLCVLLARLGIPAQYVTRVPDNDLALAGIAQLRGHGVGVEKVLYGGRKLGLYFSETGNHIRPVQVIYDRAGSAFSELQPGMVDWESFLKDQTHFHWTGISPALSATVADVCAEAIDIARSRDLVISADLNYRSRLWQYGKHPNEVMPALLKHCHIAIADLDACNVYFGMTTDPSLPWTRRFEIAAQELQARFMPETHTLAMSFRVPENDRLHYTAALMSGGKAYFSRLKIALPQVKESIGTGDAFAGGLLYGTMTGLSPQETIDFATACGVLKQSVPGDWPLFSKSEIEAMVAQGINTRISR
- a CDS encoding glycoside hydrolase family 20 protein, whose product is MPTTRAQRAGASPHGVPAPRASAANIAGKAVVFDATVAAVSHFQNAGDAALQRNAPLHPALIPAPVAYRALKGSLILKGDPGIVAPPELTPAIHLLAEYWKMNPGAGSHIVFRIDTHVVKQPEGYRMHIRPDQAVVSVRDADGAFRAVQTLRQLARTSDGTIQLPACDIEDAPRFHYRGMHLDVSRHFFSVDFVKGFIDSLALYKFNTFHWHLTDDQGWRIEIKKYPRLQSEAAWRNETLIGHKKELPHRFDGKRYGGFYTQEEVRQVVAYAASRGIEVIPEIEMPGHAQAALTAYPQLGCTGGPYQTATFWGVFDDVFCAGKDSTFLFLEDVLEEVLPLFPSQYIHIGGDECPKTRWNACPACKKRMADENLPDADALQSYFVRRIGKWLNARGRKLIGWDEILEGGLAPGATVMSWRGIEGATAAASQGHRVIMTPEDELYFDHYTSLYDDEPVAAGGYTPLKEVYAWEPPMPALIAGVQGQLWSEYLPTENQALYMLYPRMLALAETAWSPVSGKSWTNFLARLQRKDPALVPDEIVMHTQTPHPGTIRVSLEGIGKIAWRLDGGPVKIYSAPFDVRKSAVLEAWRAENPSGRKLRRELTVHLGTGAQIRLHQLPNTKYNAAAQTLVYGVAGTHRYNDGQWLGFSARDLDAVVDLGAKKWIRRVGVNILNYHWQRMWEPAVFQVLISTDGKNFTQIAETDSFPVNGINAIRLPVAPVEARFVKFIARHKGVIPPGEYGAGGNGMLLADELMIE